A single genomic interval of Acidovorax sp. 1608163 harbors:
- a CDS encoding sulfate/molybdate ABC transporter ATP-binding protein, with protein sequence MSIEIRNVSKQFGDFHALRDVSLDIASGELIALLGPSGCGKTTLLRIIAGLETADVGTIHFSGEDTTDVHVRERNVGFVFQHYALFRHMTVFENVAFGLRVKPRGERPSEAQIKQKVMDLLKLVQLDWLADRYPSQLSGGQRQRIALARALAVEPKVLLLDEPFGALDAKVRKELRRWLRRLHDELHVTSIFVTHDQEEALEVADRVVVINQGRIEQSGSPQQVWDQPASPFVYGFLGDVNLFHGRAHEGLVHLDGMQIDSPEHSQAQNAKAFAYVRPHDLDVERYSPGAGLDAEGRPRGIVAQLSRAIVVGPIARLELIPSQDHKPADNASPDSLIEAQIPAQQFKEQGFKEGETLVVTPRRARVFLDHAAGI encoded by the coding sequence ATGAGCATCGAAATCCGTAACGTCAGCAAGCAGTTTGGCGACTTCCATGCCCTGCGCGATGTGAGCCTGGACATTGCCTCCGGCGAACTCATCGCACTGCTCGGCCCCTCGGGCTGTGGCAAGACCACGCTGCTGCGCATCATCGCGGGGCTGGAGACAGCTGACGTCGGCACCATCCATTTCAGCGGCGAAGACACCACCGACGTGCATGTGCGCGAGCGCAACGTGGGCTTCGTGTTCCAGCACTACGCACTGTTTCGCCACATGACCGTGTTTGAGAACGTGGCCTTTGGCCTGCGCGTGAAGCCCCGTGGCGAGCGCCCGAGCGAAGCGCAGATCAAGCAGAAGGTGATGGACCTGCTCAAGCTCGTGCAACTCGACTGGCTGGCCGACCGCTACCCCTCGCAGCTGTCCGGCGGCCAGCGCCAGCGCATTGCGCTGGCCCGCGCCCTGGCGGTGGAGCCCAAGGTGCTGCTGCTCGATGAGCCCTTCGGCGCCCTGGATGCCAAGGTGCGCAAAGAACTGCGCCGCTGGCTGCGCCGCCTGCACGACGAACTGCACGTGACCAGCATCTTCGTGACCCACGACCAGGAAGAAGCCCTGGAAGTGGCCGACCGCGTGGTGGTCATCAACCAGGGCCGCATCGAGCAAAGCGGCTCGCCCCAGCAGGTGTGGGACCAGCCCGCCAGCCCGTTTGTCTATGGCTTCCTGGGCGATGTGAACCTGTTCCACGGCCGTGCCCACGAAGGGCTGGTGCACCTCGACGGCATGCAGATCGACTCGCCCGAGCACAGCCAGGCGCAAAACGCCAAAGCCTTTGCCTACGTGCGCCCGCACGACCTGGATGTGGAGCGCTACTCACCGGGCGCCGGGCTGGACGCCGAAGGCCGCCCACGCGGCATCGTGGCCCAGCTGAGCCGCGCCATTGTGGTGGGCCCCATCGCGCGGTTGGAACTTATTCCCTCCCAAGACCACAAACCAGCGGACAATGCGTCCCCAGACTCCTTGATCGAAGCGCAGATCCCTGCGCAGCAGTTCAAGGAGCAGGGCTTTAAAGAGGGCGAAACGCTGGTGGTGACACCGCGCCGCGCCCGTGTATTTTTAGATCACGCTGCGGGGATCTGA
- a CDS encoding efflux RND transporter permease subunit has protein sequence MARFFIDRPIFAWVLAIITMLAGVMAVLTLPIAQYPTIAPPAIAISATYPGASSKTLEDTVTQVIEQKMKGLDKLSYIASTSESSGSVTITLTFENGTDPDTAQVQVQNKLALATPLLPQEVQQQGVRVTKSANNFLNVLAFVSEDGKLNGSDLSDYVAANVQDPISRVEGVGDTTLFGSQYAMRVWLDPSKLNSFNLTPLDVKNAIQAQNAQVSAGQLGGLPSTANQQLNATITAQTRMKTADEFAGILLRTQANGAAVRLSDVARIELGGESYATVARFNGMPAAGLAIKLATGANALNTVKAVDAKLAELGKFFPQGMKVIKPYDTTPFVRISIQEVVKTLVEAVVLVFVVMYLFLQNFRATLIPTIAVPVVLLGTFGVLAAFGYSLNTLTMLAMVLAIGLLVDDAIVVVENVERVMSEEGLSPLEATRKSMGQITGALVGVALVLAAVFVPMAFFGGSTGVIYRQFTVTIVSAMTLSVLVAMILTPALCATLLKPIPKGHGLATKGFFGAFNRAFDRSNRGYQSLVQRMLKRGGRWMVGYAILVVAVGFVFTKIPAGFLPEEDQGTLFAIVQLPPGTTQSNTEKVLDQVQHHFLEEQKDAVDSIFTVAGFSFAGSGQNTGFAFVKLKPWGERTAPGLKAQAVANKAMGALSQIRNASVFAFAPPAVSELGNASGFDLMLQDRANLGHDALMAARNQLLGALMQEKGLVAVRPNGMEDAPEFRLDIDEHKAGALGLSMADINNTFSVAWGSSYVNDFLDKGRVKKVFLQADAPHRMAPEDIGKWFVRNSSGTMVPFSAFSTSGWITGSPRLERYNGVPSVEILGMALPGAMSSGQALDLVERHAAELPAGIGFEWTGVSRQEREAGGQAMLLYAVSILVVFLCLAALYESWSIPFSVLLVVPLGVLGTLAGAVLTWKMNDVYFQVGLLTTVGLASKNAILIVEFAKELYAQGHSLVESAITAARMRLRPILMTSLAFILGVLPLMLSKGAGAGAQNALGTAVVGGMVTGTVLAIFFVPLFFVIVQKLFGRQKPASGADVHAATPVLSEGH, from the coding sequence ATGGCCCGTTTTTTCATCGACCGCCCCATCTTCGCGTGGGTGCTTGCCATCATCACGATGCTGGCAGGGGTGATGGCAGTGCTGACACTGCCCATCGCCCAATACCCCACCATTGCGCCGCCCGCCATCGCCATCTCGGCCACGTATCCAGGCGCTTCGTCCAAAACGCTGGAAGACACCGTCACCCAGGTCATCGAGCAGAAGATGAAGGGGCTGGACAAGCTCTCTTACATCGCTTCGACCAGTGAGTCCTCGGGTAGCGTGACCATCACGCTGACGTTTGAGAACGGCACCGACCCCGACACTGCCCAGGTGCAGGTGCAAAACAAGTTGGCCCTGGCCACGCCGCTGCTGCCGCAAGAGGTGCAGCAGCAGGGCGTGCGCGTGACCAAGTCGGCCAACAACTTCCTGAACGTGCTGGCCTTTGTGTCGGAAGACGGCAAGCTCAACGGCTCGGACTTGTCCGACTACGTAGCGGCCAACGTGCAAGACCCGATCAGCCGCGTAGAAGGCGTGGGCGACACGACGCTGTTTGGCTCGCAATACGCGATGCGCGTCTGGCTGGACCCGAGCAAGCTCAACAGCTTCAACCTGACGCCGCTGGACGTGAAGAACGCCATCCAGGCGCAGAACGCGCAGGTGTCTGCCGGGCAGCTCGGCGGCCTGCCATCCACGGCCAACCAGCAGCTCAATGCCACCATCACGGCGCAAACGCGCATGAAGACGGCCGATGAGTTTGCAGGCATCTTGCTGCGCACCCAGGCCAACGGCGCCGCCGTGCGCCTGAGCGATGTGGCGCGCATTGAGCTGGGCGGCGAAAGCTACGCCACGGTGGCCCGTTTCAACGGCATGCCCGCTGCGGGCCTGGCCATCAAGCTGGCCACCGGTGCCAATGCGCTCAACACCGTCAAGGCGGTGGACGCCAAGCTGGCTGAGCTGGGCAAGTTCTTCCCGCAGGGCATGAAGGTCATCAAGCCTTACGACACCACGCCGTTTGTGCGCATCTCCATCCAGGAAGTGGTCAAAACCCTGGTCGAGGCCGTGGTGCTGGTGTTTGTGGTGATGTACCTGTTCTTGCAGAACTTCCGCGCCACGCTCATCCCCACCATTGCGGTGCCGGTGGTGCTGCTGGGCACCTTTGGCGTGCTGGCGGCGTTTGGGTATTCGCTCAACACACTGACCATGCTGGCCATGGTGCTGGCCATTGGCCTGCTGGTGGACGATGCCATTGTGGTGGTCGAAAACGTAGAGCGGGTGATGAGCGAAGAGGGCTTGTCGCCCCTGGAAGCCACGCGCAAATCCATGGGCCAGATCACCGGCGCGCTGGTGGGGGTGGCCCTGGTGCTGGCCGCCGTGTTTGTGCCCATGGCCTTCTTTGGTGGCTCCACGGGCGTCATCTACCGCCAGTTCACCGTCACCATCGTGTCGGCGATGACGCTGTCGGTGCTGGTGGCCATGATCCTCACGCCCGCCTTGTGCGCCACGTTGCTCAAGCCCATTCCCAAGGGGCACGGGTTGGCCACAAAAGGGTTTTTTGGCGCCTTCAACCGTGCTTTTGACCGCAGCAACCGTGGCTACCAAAGCCTGGTGCAGCGCATGCTTAAGCGCGGTGGCCGCTGGATGGTGGGCTACGCCATTTTGGTGGTGGCCGTAGGCTTTGTGTTCACCAAAATCCCCGCAGGCTTCTTGCCTGAGGAAGACCAGGGCACGCTGTTTGCCATCGTGCAACTGCCCCCAGGCACCACGCAAAGCAACACCGAAAAGGTGCTGGACCAGGTGCAGCACCACTTTCTGGAAGAGCAAAAAGACGCGGTGGACTCGATCTTCACCGTGGCGGGCTTCAGCTTTGCGGGCAGTGGGCAGAACACGGGCTTTGCCTTCGTCAAGCTCAAGCCCTGGGGCGAACGCACGGCGCCGGGCCTCAAGGCCCAGGCCGTGGCCAACAAGGCGATGGGTGCACTCTCGCAAATCCGCAATGCCTCGGTGTTCGCGTTTGCGCCGCCTGCGGTGTCTGAGCTGGGCAACGCCAGCGGGTTTGACCTGATGCTGCAAGACCGCGCCAACCTGGGCCACGACGCATTGATGGCCGCGCGCAACCAGTTGCTGGGCGCGCTGATGCAAGAGAAGGGCCTGGTGGCCGTGCGCCCCAATGGCATGGAAGACGCGCCCGAGTTTCGCCTCGACATTGACGAGCACAAGGCGGGTGCGCTGGGCCTGTCCATGGCCGACATCAACAACACGTTCTCGGTGGCGTGGGGCAGCAGCTATGTCAACGACTTTCTGGACAAGGGCCGGGTGAAGAAGGTCTTCTTGCAGGCCGATGCGCCGCACCGCATGGCGCCCGAGGACATTGGCAAATGGTTTGTGCGCAACAGCAGCGGCACCATGGTTCCGTTCAGCGCGTTCTCCACCTCGGGGTGGATCACCGGCTCGCCGCGCCTGGAGCGCTACAACGGCGTGCCCTCGGTGGAAATCCTGGGCATGGCCCTGCCGGGCGCCATGTCCAGCGGCCAGGCGTTGGATTTGGTGGAGCGCCATGCGGCCGAGTTGCCCGCGGGCATTGGCTTTGAGTGGACGGGCGTGTCGCGCCAGGAGCGCGAAGCGGGCGGCCAGGCCATGCTGCTGTATGCCGTGTCCATCCTGGTGGTGTTCCTGTGTCTGGCGGCGCTGTACGAGAGCTGGTCGATTCCGTTCTCAGTGCTGCTAGTGGTGCCGCTGGGCGTTCTGGGCACCCTGGCGGGTGCGGTGCTGACGTGGAAGATGAACGATGTGTACTTCCAGGTCGGGTTGCTGACCACGGTGGGGCTGGCGTCCAAAAACGCCATCTTGATCGTGGAATTTGCCAAGGAGTTGTATGCGCAGGGCCACTCGCTGGTCGAGTCGGCCATCACGGCGGCACGCATGCGGCTGCGGCCAATCTTGATGACGTCGCTGGCGTTCATTCTGGGTGTGCTGCCGCTGATGCTGAGCAAGGGCGCGGGCGCAGGTGCGCAAAACGCGCTGGGCACGGCCGTGGTGGGTGGCATGGTCACCGGCACGGTGCTGGCCATCTTCTTCGTGCCGCTGTTCTTCGTCATCGTGCAAAAGCTGTTTGGGCGCCAAAAGCCTGCCTCTGGTGCAGATGTGCACGCTGCCACCCCTGTTTTGTCGGAAGGCCACTGA
- a CDS encoding TetR/AcrR family transcriptional regulator, protein MKVRTEARREAILEIASQVFLEFGFERASMAEIVRRIGGSKSTIYGYYPSKEALFQAVTQAAGEQHIQASFAELAAHDMQHGIAEVLARFGEKLATFMCRQEMIATHRMVLAEAGHSNMGELFYEAGPKRGMGEISAFFTRAMEHGHLRQDAPFVAALQFGALVQCEIQLRWYYKDLPPLPPEEIQALADRAVATFLRAYAPPAAASKPKAKSKKTA, encoded by the coding sequence ATGAAAGTTCGCACGGAAGCACGCCGCGAGGCGATTCTGGAAATCGCCTCGCAGGTCTTTCTGGAGTTCGGGTTTGAGCGCGCATCCATGGCCGAGATCGTTCGCCGCATTGGCGGCTCCAAGTCCACCATCTACGGCTACTACCCGTCCAAGGAGGCGTTGTTCCAGGCCGTGACGCAGGCTGCGGGCGAACAGCACATCCAGGCATCTTTTGCAGAGCTTGCTGCGCACGACATGCAGCACGGAATTGCCGAAGTGCTGGCCCGATTTGGAGAAAAGCTGGCGACCTTCATGTGCCGGCAGGAGATGATTGCCACCCACCGCATGGTGCTGGCCGAGGCTGGGCATTCGAACATGGGCGAGCTGTTTTACGAAGCAGGCCCCAAACGCGGCATGGGTGAAATCTCAGCCTTTTTCACCCGCGCCATGGAGCATGGACACCTGCGCCAGGATGCGCCTTTTGTCGCAGCGCTACAGTTCGGGGCCTTGGTGCAGTGCGAAATCCAGCTGCGCTGGTACTACAAAGACCTGCCCCCCCTGCCGCCTGAGGAGATCCAGGCCCTGGCCGACCGCGCTGTGGCAACCTTCTTGCGCGCCTATGCGCCGCCGGCGGCAGCCAGCAAGCCCAAAGCCAAGAGTAAAAAGACGGCCTAG
- a CDS encoding efflux RND transporter periplasmic adaptor subunit, whose translation MRLHPAIQRPVAVLAAVSALALAACGEAPQPPATGGGGVPQVRVITVQAQRLPLTTELPGRVAPALIAEVRPQITGLVLQRRFKEGSDVKAGDLLYQIDPATYRANVDSADATLAKAEANLVTVRLKAGRFKELSAIKAVSQQDADDAAASLLQAEAEVSAARATLQTQRINLDYTRITSPISGRIGRSSVTPGALVTANQAGAMATVQQLDPIYVDVTQSTSTLLALKRSMDAGTLKSGTAKVRLVLEDGSVYAQPGKLQFSDVTVDQSTGAVTLRAEFPNPRADLLPGMYARAVLEEGVLEQALLVPQPAVGRDTTGKPYVFVVDGEGKLQQRSLTADRAVGDQWLVTDGLKAGDTVVVEGQQKARAGQPVQTQPYTPAAFKKTEAVQKMAAASSAEAAPTSAR comes from the coding sequence ATGCGCTTGCATCCTGCTATTCAACGACCCGTGGCCGTATTGGCCGCCGTTTCCGCCCTGGCACTGGCCGCCTGCGGCGAAGCGCCCCAGCCCCCGGCCACTGGCGGGGGGGGCGTGCCCCAGGTCCGGGTCATCACCGTGCAAGCCCAGCGCCTGCCGCTGACCACCGAGCTGCCCGGCCGCGTGGCCCCGGCGCTGATCGCCGAGGTGCGCCCCCAGATCACCGGGCTGGTGCTGCAGCGCCGCTTCAAGGAAGGCAGCGATGTGAAGGCGGGCGATCTGCTCTACCAGATCGACCCCGCCACCTACCGTGCCAATGTCGATAGCGCCGATGCCACCCTGGCCAAGGCCGAAGCCAATCTGGTCACCGTGCGGCTGAAGGCCGGGCGCTTCAAGGAGCTGTCGGCCATCAAGGCCGTGAGCCAGCAGGATGCCGACGACGCCGCCGCATCGCTGCTGCAGGCCGAGGCCGAGGTCAGCGCCGCCCGCGCCACGCTGCAAACCCAGCGCATCAACCTGGACTACACCCGCATCACCTCGCCCATCAGCGGGCGCATCGGGCGCTCCAGCGTCACGCCCGGCGCACTGGTCACGGCCAACCAGGCCGGTGCCATGGCCACGGTGCAGCAGCTGGATCCGATCTACGTGGACGTGACGCAGTCCACCAGCACGCTGCTGGCGCTCAAGCGCTCGATGGATGCCGGCACGCTCAAGAGTGGCACCGCCAAAGTGCGCCTGGTGCTGGAGGACGGCAGCGTGTACGCGCAGCCCGGCAAGCTGCAGTTCTCGGACGTGACGGTGGACCAAAGCACGGGCGCTGTCACGCTGCGCGCCGAGTTCCCCAACCCCCGTGCCGACTTGCTGCCGGGCATGTATGCCCGCGCTGTTTTGGAAGAGGGCGTGCTGGAGCAAGCCCTGCTGGTGCCCCAGCCCGCTGTGGGCCGCGACACCACTGGCAAGCCCTACGTCTTTGTGGTGGATGGAGAAGGCAAGTTGCAGCAGCGCAGCCTGACTGCCGACCGCGCCGTGGGTGACCAGTGGCTGGTGACGGATGGCCTGAAAGCAGGCGACACCGTGGTGGTGGAAGGCCAGCAAAAAGCGCGTGCTGGCCAGCCGGTGCAAACCCAGCCCTACACCCCCGCCGCCTTCAAAAAGACGGAAGCCGTGCAGAAGATGGCCGCCGCGAGTAGCGCCGAAGCTGCCCCCACCAGCGCCCGTTGA
- the cysW gene encoding sulfate ABC transporter permease subunit CysW: MSGSNSRTIRRAQAGTTEAPWVRYTLIAVALAFMLLFLVLPLAAVFAEALRKGFGAYLEGLREPDAWSAIKLTLITALIAVPLNLVFGVAAAWCIAKYEFKGKAFLTTLVDLPFSVSPVVAGLIYVLMFGAQGWFGPWLQAHDIKIIFAVPGIVLATVFVTFPFIARELIPLMQAQGNDEEQAAIVLGATGWQTFWYVTLPNIKWGLLYGVILCNARAMGEFGAVSVVSGHIRGQTNTIPLHVEILYNEYQSVAAFAAASLLALLALVTLVIKTVAEHRNEQALKAATDLPPERPADAAAR; encoded by the coding sequence ATGAGCGGCAGCAACTCCCGAACCATTCGCCGCGCGCAAGCGGGCACGACCGAAGCGCCCTGGGTACGCTACACGCTCATCGCCGTCGCACTGGCCTTCATGCTGCTGTTCCTGGTGCTGCCGCTGGCTGCGGTGTTTGCCGAGGCGCTGCGCAAAGGCTTTGGCGCCTACCTGGAGGGCCTGCGCGAGCCCGATGCCTGGTCGGCCATCAAGCTCACGCTGATCACCGCGCTGATTGCGGTACCGCTGAACCTGGTGTTTGGCGTGGCCGCCGCCTGGTGCATTGCCAAGTACGAGTTCAAAGGCAAGGCGTTTTTGACCACGCTGGTGGACTTGCCGTTCTCGGTGTCGCCCGTGGTGGCGGGCCTGATCTATGTGCTGATGTTTGGCGCGCAGGGCTGGTTTGGCCCCTGGCTGCAGGCGCACGACATCAAGATCATCTTCGCCGTGCCCGGCATCGTGCTGGCCACCGTGTTTGTGACTTTTCCGTTCATCGCCCGCGAGCTGATCCCGCTGATGCAGGCGCAGGGCAACGACGAGGAGCAGGCCGCCATCGTGCTGGGCGCCACCGGCTGGCAGACCTTTTGGTACGTGACGCTGCCCAACATCAAGTGGGGTCTGCTGTACGGCGTGATCTTGTGCAACGCGCGCGCCATGGGCGAGTTTGGCGCGGTGTCGGTGGTGTCCGGCCACATCCGGGGGCAGACCAACACCATCCCGCTGCACGTTGAAATTCTCTACAACGAATACCAGTCCGTGGCTGCGTTTGCCGCAGCCTCGCTGCTGGCCTTGCTGGCCCTGGTCACCCTGGTCATCAAGACCGTCGCCGAACACCGCAACGAGCAGGCATTGAAGGCAGCGACCGACCTGCCGCCCGAGCGTCCTGCCGACGCCGCTGCCCGTTGA
- a CDS encoding disulfide bond formation protein B, with product MVLNWIDQAPRRVLALISVACVAMLAFGMYLQHVVGLEPCPMCIVQRYALILVAVFAALASARGAKGWWMGWTVLAVVASGFGAFVAARQSWLQWYPPEVATCGRDFYGMIENYPIGRAIPMIFRGSGDCTAIDWTFLGGSIANWSFICFVGFGLVLLALLVRGFKGGRRSAAGYSAA from the coding sequence ATGGTGTTGAACTGGATCGATCAGGCCCCGCGCCGCGTGCTGGCACTGATCAGCGTGGCTTGCGTGGCAATGCTGGCCTTTGGCATGTACTTGCAGCACGTGGTGGGCCTGGAGCCTTGCCCCATGTGCATCGTGCAGCGGTATGCTCTTATTTTGGTAGCTGTCTTCGCCGCATTGGCGAGCGCCAGGGGCGCAAAAGGCTGGTGGATGGGCTGGACTGTCCTGGCCGTGGTGGCCTCGGGTTTCGGCGCCTTCGTTGCCGCCCGCCAAAGCTGGCTGCAGTGGTACCCGCCCGAAGTCGCCACCTGCGGCCGCGACTTCTACGGAATGATCGAAAACTACCCCATCGGCCGCGCCATCCCCATGATTTTCCGTGGCTCGGGCGACTGCACCGCCATTGACTGGACCTTCCTGGGTGGCTCCATCGCCAACTGGTCGTTTATCTGCTTTGTCGGCTTTGGGCTGGTGCTGCTGGCTTTGCTGGTGCGCGGCTTCAAGGGTGGCCGCCGCAGTGCTGCAGGGTACTCGGCGGCTTGA
- a CDS encoding glutathione S-transferase: protein MTTLPVLYSFRRCPYAMRARLALAVSGQACELREVVLKNKPQALLQASPKGTVPVLVLPDGQVLEQSLDIMLWALSRHDPDGWLSPIEGTLADMQALIAECDGPFKQALDRCKYPNRYPGADVSAARATALAWLSVLDTRLATRPHLFGHRAALADMAIAPFVRQFAGIDATWWQAQPWPHLQAWLAHWQASELLESVMHKLPAWVDGTEGVLFPHPVATFAPSNSAGLHH from the coding sequence ATGACCACCCTGCCCGTTCTCTACTCCTTTCGCCGCTGCCCCTACGCCATGCGTGCCCGGCTGGCCCTGGCGGTGAGCGGCCAGGCGTGCGAACTGCGCGAAGTGGTCCTCAAGAACAAGCCCCAAGCCCTGCTGCAAGCCTCACCCAAAGGCACCGTGCCCGTGCTCGTGCTGCCAGATGGCCAAGTGCTGGAGCAAAGCCTGGACATCATGCTCTGGGCTCTGTCCCGGCACGACCCCGACGGTTGGCTGTCCCCCATCGAAGGCACGCTGGCCGACATGCAGGCACTGATCGCCGAATGCGATGGCCCCTTCAAACAGGCGCTGGACCGCTGCAAATACCCCAACCGCTACCCCGGCGCCGACGTGAGTGCCGCGCGTGCCACCGCCTTGGCTTGGTTGAGCGTGCTGGACACCCGCCTGGCCACCCGCCCCCACCTGTTCGGCCATCGCGCGGCCTTGGCAGACATGGCCATCGCACCGTTTGTGCGCCAGTTTGCGGGCATTGATGCAACGTGGTGGCAAGCGCAGCCCTGGCCCCATTTGCAGGCATGGCTTGCGCATTGGCAGGCCAGCGAGCTGCTGGAGAGCGTGATGCACAAGCTGCCTGCGTGGGTAGATGGGACGGAGGGGGTGCTGTTTCCCCATCCTGTGGCAACTTTCGCCCCCAGCAACAGCGCCGGGCTCCATCACTGA
- a CDS encoding rhodanese-related sulfurtransferase gives MDPVTPRFITAALYQFVDLPDFAALQGPLQSLCEAHGVRGMLLLAHEGINGTIAGTPAGVHAVLAWLRSDSRFAALQHKEAPASTLPFYRMRVRLKKEIVTLGVPGLNPARNAGTYVKPSDWNTLIDDPAVVVIDTRNDYEVGIGTFERAINPHTKSFSEFPDWVAQQSQPGGVLAGNPKVAMFCTGGIRCEKSTAFLKSQGFDEVYHLEGGILKYLETVPEEATRWQGDCFVFDERVSVGHGLVRGPYQLCRSCRMPLGEAELAHPHYVQGVSCPYCHGTRTPEQERALAERERQMQLAAQRGQEHIGARQPGNPARRHTQDAEDRDDDGGREESHA, from the coding sequence GTGGACCCGGTCACTCCCCGCTTCATCACCGCCGCCCTCTACCAGTTCGTCGACTTGCCCGACTTTGCCGCACTGCAAGGGCCCCTGCAAAGCCTGTGCGAGGCCCACGGCGTGCGCGGCATGCTGCTGCTGGCGCACGAAGGCATCAACGGCACCATCGCAGGCACCCCGGCAGGTGTGCACGCCGTGCTGGCCTGGCTGCGCAGCGACAGCCGCTTCGCAGCCCTGCAGCACAAAGAGGCGCCCGCCAGCACCCTGCCGTTCTACCGCATGCGTGTGCGGCTTAAAAAAGAGATCGTCACCCTGGGCGTGCCTGGCCTGAACCCCGCGCGCAACGCGGGCACCTACGTCAAGCCCAGCGACTGGAACACCCTCATCGACGACCCGGCCGTGGTGGTCATTGACACGCGCAACGACTACGAAGTGGGCATAGGCACCTTCGAGCGCGCCATCAACCCGCACACCAAGAGCTTTTCCGAGTTTCCGGACTGGGTGGCGCAACAATCGCAGCCCGGCGGCGTGCTGGCAGGCAACCCCAAAGTGGCCATGTTTTGCACTGGTGGCATCCGCTGCGAAAAATCCACCGCCTTCCTCAAGTCGCAAGGCTTTGATGAGGTCTATCACCTCGAAGGCGGCATCCTCAAATACCTGGAGACCGTGCCCGAGGAAGCCACCCGCTGGCAGGGCGACTGCTTTGTGTTTGACGAGCGGGTCTCCGTAGGCCACGGCCTGGTGCGCGGCCCGTACCAGCTGTGCCGCTCATGCCGCATGCCGCTGGGCGAAGCCGAGCTGGCACACCCGCACTACGTGCAAGGCGTGAGCTGCCCCTATTGCCACGGCACCCGCACGCCCGAGCAAGAACGCGCCCTGGCCGAGCGCGAGCGGCAAATGCAGCTGGCAGCCCAACGCGGCCAGGAACACATCGGAGCACGCCAGCCCGGCAACCCGGCGCGACGGCACACCCAAGACGCCGAAGACAGAGACGATGACGGAGGCCGTGAGGAGAGCCACGCATGA
- a CDS encoding GGDEF domain-containing protein has protein sequence MVAYVLVGMLCAHLLCFSVMFLLISKRLHGKKMGMDFFALGNLLLGLAYVLQLLEGGPAWSVMSVVNHTLTLASPIAYGLGVMRFFGYPAPLLRPLIAFAIAYATLQVLVQWSLGPVARYALLSGMSALLFLVMALMALHGVRTFAKHLHWEMVFFALLIGGICVLNAIKCVKVLEGGLDALQMDSHFQMVFYIYMSSLATVVPPSIVWLVLRRLTDDLSHMAARDPMTQLLNRRGLSEALDRYFNLRQATPAFLMLLDVDHFKRINDTHGHQIGDAVLCRVAEVLCTAVRRGDLTGRIGGEEFVAICTGSDGAGVLQLAERVRKAVENQTIEISGSDQPLRCTVTIGVSGDFSSLPELEGAMRSADAALYRGKAAGRNRVESAGTSAPFLTPGASPFTAGQMEAAKAAE, from the coding sequence ATGGTTGCATACGTTCTCGTTGGCATGCTGTGTGCACACCTGCTGTGCTTCTCCGTCATGTTTTTGCTCATCAGCAAACGCCTGCACGGCAAGAAGATGGGCATGGACTTTTTTGCCCTGGGCAACCTCCTGCTGGGATTGGCCTATGTGCTCCAGCTGCTGGAAGGCGGCCCCGCCTGGAGCGTGATGAGCGTGGTCAACCACACCCTCACACTGGCCTCTCCGATTGCCTACGGGCTCGGGGTCATGCGGTTTTTTGGCTACCCCGCCCCCCTGTTGCGGCCGTTGATTGCATTTGCCATCGCATACGCCACCTTGCAGGTGCTGGTGCAGTGGAGCTTGGGGCCTGTGGCGCGCTACGCCTTGCTGTCAGGAATGTCGGCGCTGCTGTTCCTGGTGATGGCGCTGATGGCCCTCCACGGTGTTCGCACGTTTGCCAAGCATTTGCATTGGGAGATGGTGTTCTTTGCACTCCTGATCGGAGGCATTTGTGTACTCAACGCCATCAAATGCGTGAAGGTTCTGGAGGGTGGCCTGGACGCATTGCAAATGGACAGCCATTTCCAGATGGTGTTCTACATCTACATGTCGTCCCTGGCCACCGTGGTGCCGCCCTCCATCGTTTGGCTGGTGCTGCGGCGCCTGACCGATGATTTGAGCCACATGGCAGCGCGTGATCCGATGACGCAACTGCTCAACCGCAGAGGTCTTTCCGAAGCGCTGGACCGGTATTTCAATCTCCGCCAGGCGACTCCGGCCTTCTTGATGCTGTTGGATGTCGACCATTTCAAACGCATCAACGATACCCACGGCCACCAGATCGGAGACGCCGTACTGTGCCGCGTAGCAGAAGTGCTGTGCACCGCAGTGCGCCGTGGCGATCTGACAGGCCGTATCGGCGGCGAAGAATTTGTCGCCATCTGCACAGGCAGTGACGGTGCGGGTGTCCTGCAGCTGGCAGAGCGTGTGCGCAAGGCGGTTGAAAATCAAACCATCGAAATCAGCGGCTCTGACCAACCGCTGCGCTGCACGGTCACGATCGGGGTTTCAGGCGATTTCTCCAGCCTCCCGGAACTGGAGGGCGCCATGCGGTCCGCCGATGCAGCGCTTTACCGGGGCAAGGCCGCAGGACGCAATCGGGTTGAGTCGGCTGGCACTTCCGCCCCCTTTCTGACTCCGGGCGCAAGCCCATTCACTGCGGGCCAGATGGAAGCGGCAAAAGCAGCGGAATAG